One genomic segment of Caldimonas brevitalea includes these proteins:
- a CDS encoding glycosyl hydrolase, producing MDIRSGLKLCITAAGVAALTLQAAVAATVPVGAGSYTDTLPAGQKGPSNKAGVPVRPKVTADFTGPVQTNKWWSSLIWQFDPEDAPNPWSSPMFPHPLSVQAFQNGLGLSYKTTPALNNEYHYHYRAEDLRVGLAGLNSPDTRVAKYSDWSVVARWSGASSLDATITKGVPFVFFTRQGNADAQVNVTSGYQGTFYNQRGVLGIEVNGHYYLLCAPTGSNWSSGPPFTSSLSGKNYFTVALLPDKSPATIELYRKHAYAFITHTRAQWRYDEANAEMNTTFTFTTELKESGNGNLNYTLFGLYPHQWKNSADPVTPLRYVSPRGEMRVRAGNSMHTKMKFNGVLPTLPDAGSYDRSRLAAYVQDAYLNDTYISHTDTYWGGKDAGRLAQLVWIADQVGNKAARDNFIRALKLSLEDWMHADAGGDNRGLKLYYDRTWNTLIGYPASFNSNTELNDHDFHYGYWMMAAATVAHFDPGWAAQDKWGAMVEFWMRDVANMDRSDTRFPFMRSFDVYSGHDWANGPALFASGNNEESSSEAMNFATGVALWGAATGNKRLRDMGIFLHATMTRAIEQYWFDVDQNVFPASFQHDVVGIVWGSGAAYATWWTANPEEIHGINFLPITGGSLYLGRHPSYVKRNYDELVRRNGGPESEWVDVIWSFQALVDPAAALAKFGAGNYASEAGESKAHTYHWLHNLNAMGRVDTGVTANVPTHAVFNKNGVRTYVAYNPSGAARTVRFSNGACLRVQPKRIGHGAGTDPC from the coding sequence ATGGACATCAGGTCCGGTTTGAAGTTGTGCATCACCGCGGCCGGAGTGGCCGCCTTGACGCTACAGGCCGCCGTCGCGGCCACCGTGCCGGTCGGCGCCGGCAGCTACACCGACACCTTGCCCGCCGGGCAGAAAGGGCCGTCGAACAAGGCTGGCGTGCCGGTCAGGCCCAAGGTGACGGCCGATTTCACCGGGCCGGTGCAGACCAACAAATGGTGGTCTTCGCTGATCTGGCAGTTCGATCCGGAAGACGCGCCCAACCCCTGGTCGTCGCCGATGTTCCCGCATCCGCTGTCGGTGCAGGCCTTCCAGAACGGACTCGGGCTGAGCTACAAGACCACGCCGGCCCTCAACAACGAGTACCACTACCACTACCGAGCCGAGGACCTGCGGGTCGGCCTGGCCGGCCTCAACTCGCCCGACACCCGCGTGGCCAAATACTCCGACTGGTCGGTGGTGGCACGCTGGAGCGGCGCGAGCAGCCTCGACGCCACCATCACCAAGGGTGTGCCCTTCGTCTTCTTCACCCGCCAGGGCAACGCCGATGCACAGGTGAACGTGACCTCGGGCTACCAGGGCACCTTCTACAACCAGCGCGGCGTGCTGGGCATCGAGGTCAACGGCCACTACTACCTGCTGTGCGCGCCGACCGGGTCGAACTGGTCGTCGGGCCCGCCCTTCACGTCCAGCCTGTCGGGCAAGAACTACTTCACGGTGGCGCTGCTGCCCGACAAGTCGCCCGCCACCATCGAGCTGTACCGCAAGCACGCCTACGCCTTCATCACACACACCCGGGCGCAGTGGCGGTACGACGAGGCCAACGCCGAGATGAACACCACCTTCACGTTCACCACCGAGCTGAAGGAATCGGGAAATGGCAACCTCAATTACACCTTGTTCGGCCTGTACCCGCACCAGTGGAAGAACAGCGCCGACCCCGTGACGCCGCTGCGCTACGTGTCGCCGCGCGGCGAGATGCGGGTGCGCGCGGGCAACTCGATGCACACCAAGATGAAGTTCAACGGCGTGCTGCCGACGCTGCCCGATGCCGGCAGCTACGACCGCAGCCGTCTCGCCGCCTATGTGCAGGACGCCTACCTGAACGACACCTATATCTCGCACACCGACACCTACTGGGGTGGCAAGGACGCCGGCCGCCTGGCGCAGCTGGTGTGGATCGCCGACCAGGTGGGCAACAAGGCCGCACGCGACAACTTCATCCGCGCGTTGAAGCTGTCGCTGGAGGACTGGATGCATGCCGACGCCGGTGGCGACAACCGGGGCCTCAAGCTCTATTACGACCGCACCTGGAACACGCTGATCGGCTACCCCGCTTCGTTCAACTCCAACACCGAGCTGAACGACCATGACTTCCACTACGGCTACTGGATGATGGCGGCCGCGACGGTCGCGCATTTCGACCCGGGCTGGGCCGCGCAAGACAAATGGGGCGCGATGGTGGAGTTCTGGATGCGTGACGTCGCCAACATGGACCGCAGCGACACGCGCTTCCCCTTCATGCGTTCCTTTGACGTCTACTCCGGCCACGACTGGGCCAACGGGCCGGCGTTGTTCGCGTCGGGCAACAACGAGGAATCGTCGTCGGAGGCGATGAACTTCGCCACCGGCGTGGCCTTGTGGGGCGCCGCCACCGGCAACAAGCGGCTGCGCGACATGGGCATCTTCCTGCACGCGACGATGACGCGGGCCATCGAGCAGTACTGGTTCGACGTCGACCAGAACGTCTTCCCGGCGTCGTTCCAGCACGACGTGGTGGGCATCGTCTGGGGCAGCGGCGCCGCCTATGCCACCTGGTGGACCGCCAACCCCGAGGAGATCCACGGCATCAACTTCCTGCCCATCACCGGCGGCTCGCTCTACCTAGGCCGGCACCCGTCCTACGTGAAGCGCAACTACGACGAGCTGGTACGACGCAACGGCGGGCCCGAGAGCGAATGGGTCGACGTGATCTGGAGTTTCCAGGCCTTGGTCGACCCCGCGGCGGCGCTGGCCAAGTTCGGTGCGGGCAACTATGCCAGCGAGGCCGGCGAGAGCAAGGCCCACACCTACCACTGGCTGCACAACCTGAACGCGATGGGGCGGGTGGACACCGGCGTGACGGCCAACGTGCCGACCCACGCGGTGTTCAACAAGAACGGCGTGCGCACCTATGTGGCGTACAACCCGAGCGGCGCCGCGCGGACGGTGCGCTTCTCCAACGGCGCCTGCCTGCGGGTGCAACCGAAGCGGATCGGACACGGGGCGGGGACCGATCCCTGCTGA
- the dinB gene encoding DNA polymerase IV, which translates to MPRYIAHLDMDAFYASVELLRYPELRGRPVVIGGGRRHQPVLREDGQRDVAVLRDYAGRGVITTATYEARAYGLHSGMGLMKAAALAPDAVLLPTDFDEYRRYSRLFKAAVAEVAPQIEDRGIDEIYIDLSEVPGIDEPVGHDAMGGVRAVAQAIKNNVQRATGLSCSIGVTPNKLLSKLCSDLDKPDGLTVVTLADLPHRIWPLPAKRINGIGPKASAKLEALGIRSIGDLAAADPQWLVGHFGISYGTWLHHAAHGRDERAVVTYSEPKSLSRETTFERDLHARLDREQLSRIFTRLCEQVADDLVRKGYLGKTIGLKLRYDNFKTVTRDLTLPEYTCDAALIRQAAGQCLKRVPLERRLRLLGVRVGTLCRRDAVPSPRPRRTAAPTEEPPAAYTLPLF; encoded by the coding sequence ATGCCCCGCTACATCGCTCACCTCGACATGGACGCGTTCTATGCGTCGGTGGAGCTGTTGCGTTATCCCGAGCTGCGCGGACGCCCGGTCGTGATCGGCGGCGGCCGACGCCACCAGCCGGTGTTGCGCGAGGACGGCCAGCGCGACGTCGCGGTGCTGCGCGACTACGCCGGCCGCGGTGTCATCACCACGGCCACCTACGAGGCGCGCGCCTACGGCCTGCACTCGGGCATGGGCTTGATGAAGGCGGCGGCCCTGGCACCCGACGCCGTGCTGCTGCCGACCGATTTCGACGAGTACCGGCGTTACTCACGGCTGTTCAAGGCGGCCGTGGCCGAGGTCGCGCCTCAGATCGAAGACCGCGGCATCGACGAGATCTATATCGACCTGAGCGAGGTGCCGGGCATCGACGAGCCGGTGGGTCACGATGCGATGGGCGGTGTGCGGGCGGTGGCGCAGGCGATCAAGAACAATGTGCAGCGCGCCACCGGGCTCAGCTGCTCGATCGGCGTGACGCCGAACAAGCTGCTGTCCAAGCTGTGCTCCGACCTCGACAAACCCGACGGCCTCACCGTCGTCACGCTGGCCGACCTGCCGCACCGCATCTGGCCGCTGCCGGCCAAGCGCATCAACGGCATCGGCCCCAAGGCGAGCGCCAAGCTCGAAGCGCTGGGCATCCGCAGCATCGGCGACCTGGCGGCTGCCGACCCGCAGTGGCTGGTGGGCCACTTTGGCATCAGCTACGGTACCTGGCTGCACCACGCCGCGCACGGACGCGACGAGCGGGCGGTGGTGACCTACAGCGAGCCGAAGTCGCTGAGCCGCGAAACCACCTTCGAACGCGACCTGCATGCACGGCTCGACCGCGAGCAGTTGAGCCGCATCTTCACGCGGCTGTGCGAACAGGTCGCCGACGATCTGGTGCGCAAGGGCTACCTCGGCAAGACCATCGGCCTGAAGCTGCGCTATGACAACTTCAAGACCGTCACCCGCGACCTCACGTTGCCGGAGTACACCTGCGACGCGGCGCTCATCCGGCAGGCTGCGGGGCAGTGTTTGAAACGCGTGCCGCTGGAGCGCCGGCTGCGGCTGCTGGGCGTGCGGGTCGGCACGTTGTGCCGGCGTGACGCGGTCCCGTCGCCGCGACCGCGCCGCACGGCGGCCCCCACCGAGGAGCCGCCGGCGGCCTACACGCTGCCGCTGTTCTGA
- a CDS encoding ACT domain-containing protein: MESPCSPSTPVSDLQALLASLEPTLQDGMYVFASLPAGSGWLGVVEPLATFREREGLSVVVEASVAEAAGWPVLFRAAWITLSVHSDLHAVGLTAAVSTALTEAGISCNMVAAACHDHLFVPWDARQASLEVLHALQREGSARRVVPA; encoded by the coding sequence ATGGAATCACCTTGTTCTCCCAGCACTCCGGTCTCCGATCTACAAGCCCTGTTGGCGTCGCTCGAGCCGACCCTGCAGGACGGCATGTATGTGTTCGCCTCGTTGCCTGCAGGGAGCGGTTGGTTGGGCGTGGTCGAGCCGCTCGCCACCTTCCGCGAGCGCGAGGGGTTGAGCGTGGTGGTCGAGGCTTCGGTGGCGGAGGCAGCGGGGTGGCCGGTGCTGTTTCGGGCCGCATGGATCACGTTGAGCGTGCATTCCGATCTGCATGCCGTCGGCCTGACCGCGGCCGTCTCCACAGCCCTGACCGAAGCCGGCATCAGCTGCAACATGGTGGCTGCCGCCTGCCATGACCACTTGTTCGTGCCCTGGGATGCACGACAGGCGAGCCTCGAGGTATTGCATGCCTTGCAGCGAGAGGGGAGCGCACGGCGTGTCGTGCCGGCTTGA
- a CDS encoding type I secretion system permease/ATPase, translated as MNWLFSPRLRPFITLAAGASLLLNLALVVPSIYMLEVFDRVFTSRSIETLVMLTALALLALGLGFCMDRARALLLARAGRIVDETLSPQALAATLRDAATGRRSADRAAMQDIARLRGFLASSAVFALFDAPWLPIYLLVIFALHPALGAAAVVSALVLFALGLYTERHVRADTEQVVAHGRAAGQQVEALARNAEVLLGMGMLRNAIALWHGKHEQAMGAQQRVGDASALLSALGRLLRQLVQVGMLGLGAWLVITNRASPGIMIASTVLIGRALQPVEHLISGWKSLVEVRGAWGRLQAQWVDAPEEQSLRLPPARGALSLEQVSFVVDPARGPLIKRVSLSVEPGECLGLIGPSASGKTTLVRLMLGLRTPHAGSVRLDGADLASWPREQLCGAVGYLPQDVELFAGTVARNIAQLGEVDSERVVAAAQLAGVHEMILRLPKAYETELGEGGCVLSGGQRQRIALARAVYGSPRLVVLDEPNANLDSEGEDALVAAIDKLKQGGAAVVLVSHRPPLMRHADKLAVMREGALEMLGPRDQVLARLSGNTVHTLRRNADAPPGMAGGRDVQGVPA; from the coding sequence ATGAACTGGCTGTTCTCACCGCGTCTGCGTCCTTTCATCACGCTGGCTGCCGGTGCGTCGCTGTTGCTGAACCTTGCCCTGGTGGTGCCGTCGATCTACATGCTCGAGGTGTTCGACCGCGTGTTCACGAGCCGCAGCATCGAGACGCTCGTGATGCTGACGGCTTTGGCCCTGCTCGCGCTGGGGCTCGGCTTTTGCATGGACCGCGCCCGCGCACTGCTGCTGGCCCGCGCCGGTCGTATCGTCGACGAAACCTTGTCGCCGCAGGCGCTCGCCGCCACGCTGCGCGACGCTGCCACCGGCCGGCGCAGCGCCGACCGCGCCGCGATGCAAGACATCGCGCGGCTGCGCGGCTTTCTCGCCAGCTCGGCGGTGTTTGCGCTGTTCGATGCGCCGTGGCTGCCGATCTACCTGCTGGTGATCTTCGCGCTGCACCCGGCCCTCGGGGCGGCCGCCGTCGTTTCGGCGCTGGTGCTGTTTGCGCTGGGCCTTTACACCGAACGCCATGTCAGGGCCGACACCGAGCAGGTGGTGGCCCACGGTCGCGCTGCCGGTCAGCAGGTCGAGGCCCTGGCGCGCAACGCCGAAGTGCTGCTGGGCATGGGCATGCTGCGCAACGCGATCGCCTTGTGGCATGGCAAGCACGAGCAGGCCATGGGGGCACAGCAACGTGTTGGCGATGCATCGGCGCTGCTGTCGGCACTCGGGCGTTTGCTGCGCCAGCTGGTGCAGGTCGGCATGTTGGGCCTGGGTGCCTGGCTCGTGATCACCAACCGCGCCTCTCCGGGGATCATGATCGCCTCGACGGTCCTGATCGGCCGGGCGCTGCAGCCGGTCGAGCATTTGATTTCCGGCTGGAAGTCGCTGGTCGAGGTGCGCGGTGCATGGGGTCGGCTGCAGGCCCAGTGGGTCGATGCGCCCGAGGAGCAGAGCTTGCGGCTGCCGCCGGCGCGCGGTGCGCTGAGCCTGGAGCAGGTCAGCTTTGTCGTCGACCCCGCCCGCGGGCCGTTGATCAAGCGTGTCAGCCTGTCGGTGGAACCGGGCGAATGCCTGGGGCTGATCGGCCCCAGCGCCTCCGGCAAGACCACGCTGGTGCGCTTGATGCTCGGGCTGCGCACGCCGCATGCCGGCAGCGTCCGGCTCGACGGGGCCGACCTGGCCAGCTGGCCGCGCGAGCAGCTGTGCGGAGCGGTCGGCTATTTGCCGCAAGACGTCGAGCTGTTCGCGGGCACCGTGGCGCGCAACATCGCCCAGCTCGGTGAGGTGGACTCCGAGCGGGTGGTGGCGGCGGCTCAGCTGGCCGGCGTGCACGAGATGATCTTGCGGCTGCCCAAGGCCTACGAAACCGAACTGGGCGAGGGCGGCTGCGTGTTGTCGGGCGGGCAGCGCCAGCGTATCGCGTTGGCGCGCGCCGTCTACGGTTCGCCCCGGCTGGTCGTGCTCGACGAACCCAATGCCAACCTTGATAGCGAAGGTGAAGACGCGCTGGTGGCCGCCATCGACAAACTCAAGCAGGGTGGGGCCGCGGTGGTGCTGGTGTCGCACCGGCCGCCATTGATGCGCCATGCCGACAAGCTGGCCGTGATGCGCGAAGGCGCCCTCGAGATGTTGGGCCCGCGCGATCAGGTCCTGGCCCGGCTCAGCGGCAACACCGTGCACACGCTGCGCCGTAACGCCGACGCGCCGCCAGGCATGGCGGGGGGGCGCGATGTGCAGGGAGTGCCGGCATGA
- a CDS encoding HlyD family type I secretion periplasmic adaptor subunit codes for MNALVPTGPAGQVALSSLLAQAQPDATHTATLRGLRRRVWVPVAVVTAAIAAWCSWAPLSGAVVTAGLVQTELGRKVVQHQEGGIVREVLVRQGQTVRRGDPLVVVADVRNDAAFEILRKQRDGEQLRIERTRAELALQASVNWPTGTAAPGDTQLRERQLFETRRRALQDELAAMQSQQRDAQARVVALTAQLEASGRTAALAREELDINRPLAESGFIQKTRLLALERGVADLSSRVEAIRGEIAEARMQANAMGHAMAQARGVYQQRAADELKEATARVRELDDRLRASQDQVERQTVRAPVDGTVMALRVSASGTAVGPREPLLEIVPSRENLVVELRIDPHDIEHVRPGAEAEVRLSAFDARTTPLLPARVISVAPDAVTDANTQKSWYTAQVEVQAGELARHRELRLQAGMPAEVFVTTPPRSLLEYLLEPVGVFARRALREP; via the coding sequence ATGAACGCATTGGTTCCCACCGGCCCCGCGGGCCAGGTGGCCCTGTCGTCGCTGTTGGCGCAGGCCCAGCCCGATGCCACCCACACGGCGACCCTGCGCGGCTTGCGGCGCCGCGTCTGGGTGCCGGTGGCCGTCGTGACGGCTGCGATCGCCGCATGGTGCAGTTGGGCGCCGCTGTCCGGCGCCGTGGTCACCGCAGGGCTGGTGCAGACCGAGTTGGGCCGCAAGGTGGTGCAGCATCAAGAAGGTGGCATCGTGCGCGAGGTGCTGGTGCGCCAGGGGCAGACGGTGCGCCGGGGCGACCCGCTGGTGGTGGTGGCCGACGTGCGCAACGACGCCGCCTTCGAGATCCTGCGCAAGCAGCGCGACGGCGAGCAGCTGCGCATCGAGCGCACGCGGGCCGAGCTCGCGCTGCAGGCCAGCGTGAACTGGCCCACCGGCACCGCCGCACCGGGCGACACCCAGCTGCGCGAGCGGCAGTTGTTCGAGACGCGGCGTCGCGCGCTGCAAGACGAACTGGCAGCGATGCAGTCGCAACAGCGCGATGCCCAGGCGCGCGTCGTCGCGCTGACGGCGCAGCTCGAAGCCTCGGGCCGCACGGCCGCCCTGGCCCGCGAGGAACTCGACATCAACCGCCCGCTGGCCGAAAGCGGCTTCATCCAGAAAACCCGCTTGCTCGCACTCGAGCGCGGCGTGGCCGACTTGTCGAGCCGCGTCGAGGCCATCCGCGGCGAGATCGCCGAAGCGCGCATGCAGGCGAACGCGATGGGCCACGCGATGGCACAGGCGCGTGGTGTCTACCAGCAGCGCGCCGCCGACGAACTCAAGGAAGCCACCGCGCGTGTGCGGGAACTCGACGACCGTTTGCGTGCCTCGCAAGACCAGGTCGAGCGGCAGACGGTGCGGGCGCCGGTCGACGGCACGGTGATGGCCTTGCGCGTGAGCGCCAGCGGCACGGCGGTGGGCCCGCGCGAGCCGCTGCTCGAGATCGTGCCGTCGCGGGAGAACCTGGTGGTCGAGTTGCGCATCGACCCGCACGACATCGAGCATGTGCGCCCGGGCGCCGAAGCCGAAGTGCGACTGTCGGCCTTCGACGCGCGCACCACACCGCTGCTGCCGGCACGCGTGATCTCCGTGGCGCCCGACGCGGTCACCGACGCCAACACGCAGAAGTCCTGGTACACGGCGCAGGTCGAGGTCCAGGCCGGCGAGTTGGCGCGCCATCGCGAACTGCGCCTGCAGGCCGGCATGCCGGCCGAGGTTTTCGTGACCACGCCGCCGCGCAGCCTGCTGGAGTATCTGCTCGAGCCGGTCGGCGTGTTCGCCCGGCGAGCGCTGCGAGAGCCCTGA
- a CDS encoding calcium-binding protein: protein MTIINGTSASEALNDTSADPLSTLNANWSLGEDTMTGGAADDTYHVNSFGDRAIEGSDGGQDTVVSRSTSHTLARNIENLTLDNTPTLQVRLPDGGYDMRASAVNGAGNELDNVIKGNDRNNNLSGRDGNDKLFGRFGDDVLNGGNGSDMLDGGEGNDVLLGGSGNDFLHGDWGDDSLQGGAGDDLLDGAGGVDTMVGGTGNDRYVVERAGDKVVESLATGGHDHVLASFTYTLTANVEDLTLHEVAGGINGHGNAGGNTLVGNAGDNQLFGHGGNDVLDGGFGRDLLDGGTGNDHLKGGPGGDTLTGGTGADRFEFRAAGDNQAATITDFSHADDTIVLNQLLDWGLAGAVDGGLQGLKFVDGNAAGHALSAPWFFKGSGYTGGQADNFCGIYVNTTDGQIWYNPTTADGGDSLLIGRVSTDAARGLDSTDFVFGT, encoded by the coding sequence ATGACGATCATCAACGGTACCAGCGCGAGCGAAGCGCTGAACGACACCAGCGCCGACCCTTTGTCGACGCTGAATGCCAACTGGTCGTTGGGCGAAGACACCATGACCGGCGGCGCTGCCGACGACACCTACCACGTCAACTCGTTCGGCGACCGGGCCATCGAAGGCTCCGACGGCGGGCAGGACACCGTGGTGTCGCGCAGCACCAGCCACACGCTGGCGCGCAACATCGAGAACCTCACGCTCGACAACACCCCGACCCTGCAGGTGCGCCTGCCTGACGGCGGCTACGACATGAGGGCGTCGGCGGTGAACGGCGCCGGCAATGAACTCGACAACGTCATCAAGGGCAATGACCGCAACAACAACCTGTCCGGCCGCGACGGCAACGACAAGCTGTTCGGTCGCTTCGGCGATGACGTGCTGAACGGCGGCAACGGCAGCGACATGCTCGATGGCGGCGAAGGCAACGACGTCCTGCTGGGAGGCAGCGGCAACGACTTCCTGCACGGCGACTGGGGTGACGACTCGCTGCAAGGCGGCGCCGGCGACGACCTGCTCGACGGCGCTGGCGGCGTCGACACGATGGTCGGCGGCACCGGCAACGACCGTTACGTGGTCGAGCGGGCCGGAGACAAGGTGGTCGAGAGCCTCGCCACCGGCGGCCACGACCATGTGCTGGCCTCGTTCACCTACACCCTGACGGCGAATGTCGAAGACCTGACGCTGCACGAGGTGGCGGGCGGCATCAATGGCCACGGCAATGCGGGCGGCAACACCCTGGTCGGCAATGCCGGCGACAACCAGCTGTTCGGCCATGGTGGCAACGACGTGCTGGACGGCGGCTTCGGTCGCGACCTGCTGGACGGTGGCACGGGCAACGACCATCTGAAGGGCGGCCCCGGCGGCGACACGCTGACGGGCGGCACCGGCGCCGACCGCTTCGAATTCCGCGCAGCCGGCGACAACCAGGCGGCCACCATCACCGACTTCTCGCATGCAGACGACACCATCGTCCTGAACCAACTGCTCGACTGGGGCCTGGCCGGTGCGGTGGACGGCGGGCTGCAGGGCTTGAAGTTCGTCGACGGCAACGCTGCCGGCCACGCGCTGTCGGCGCCCTGGTTCTTCAAGGGCTCGGGGTACACGGGCGGGCAGGCCGACAACTTCTGCGGCATCTATGTCAACACGACGGATGGCCAGATTTGGTACAACCCGACGACCGCCGACGGTGGTGATTCGCTGCTGATCGGTCGCGTGTCCACCGATGCCGCCCGGGGGCTGGACTCGACCGATTTCGTGTTCGGTACCTGA
- a CDS encoding mechanosensitive ion channel family protein: MRGETLFDWFSTTTLLGLSLSNWLLVIAASVGSYLVMTLGLRFALSRARRIAERRRGQGLDDAVVELLEGTNRWLILLAAVLIGVSLLDLPERWAARVGQLWFIAVALQFALWGSRAIGVLLRRYEARHSSSAMTQVSASATLMSWGLRTVLWAVVLLAMLSNLGVNITAFVASLGVGGIAVALAVQNILGDLFASLSIAVDKPFEVGDFVVVNGSSGTVEHVGLKSTRIRSLSGEQIIMSNTDLLKQTISNYKRLSERRIVFKFGVTYDTAPEQAEQIPQIVQRIVASSDKLRFDRAHLQSFGESSLDYEVVYIVLDPSYNLYMDLQQMINLELMRELKKIGVDFAFPTRTVIVSNAVQNAASGVPAAAPAPASALTRQGAARVV; this comes from the coding sequence ATGCGAGGTGAAACGTTATTCGATTGGTTTTCGACGACCACGCTGCTCGGGCTGTCGCTGAGCAACTGGTTGCTGGTGATCGCCGCCAGCGTGGGCAGCTATCTGGTGATGACGCTGGGCCTGCGCTTCGCGCTCAGCCGGGCCCGCCGGATCGCGGAGCGCCGCCGCGGCCAGGGCCTCGACGACGCGGTGGTCGAGTTGCTGGAAGGCACCAACCGCTGGCTGATCCTGCTGGCCGCGGTGCTGATCGGCGTCAGTCTGCTCGATCTGCCCGAGCGCTGGGCCGCGCGGGTCGGCCAGCTGTGGTTCATCGCCGTGGCCCTGCAGTTCGCCTTGTGGGGCAGCCGTGCCATCGGCGTGCTGCTGCGGCGCTACGAAGCACGTCATTCGTCCTCGGCGATGACGCAGGTGAGCGCGTCGGCCACCTTGATGTCGTGGGGCCTGCGCACGGTGCTGTGGGCGGTCGTGCTGCTGGCCATGCTGTCCAACCTCGGTGTCAACATCACCGCCTTTGTCGCCAGCCTCGGCGTCGGCGGCATTGCCGTCGCGCTGGCCGTGCAGAACATCCTCGGTGATCTGTTCGCGTCGCTGTCGATCGCCGTCGACAAGCCGTTCGAGGTGGGCGACTTCGTGGTGGTCAACGGCAGCTCGGGCACGGTGGAGCACGTGGGCCTGAAGAGCACGCGCATCCGCAGCCTGAGCGGCGAACAGATCATCATGTCGAACACCGACCTGCTCAAGCAGACCATCAGCAACTACAAGCGTCTGAGCGAGCGGCGCATCGTCTTCAAGTTCGGCGTCACCTACGACACCGCGCCTGAGCAGGCCGAGCAGATCCCCCAGATCGTGCAGCGCATCGTTGCGTCGTCCGACAAGCTGCGCTTCGACCGTGCCCACCTGCAGTCTTTCGGCGAAAGCTCGCTCGACTATGAAGTGGTCTACATCGTGCTCGACCCGAGCTACAACCTCTACATGGATCTGCAGCAGATGATCAACCTGGAGTTGATGCGAGAACTGAAGAAGATCGGCGTCGACTTTGCGTTCCCGACGCGCACGGTGATCGTCTCGAACGCGGTGCAAAACGCGGCGTCCGGCGTGCCGGCCGCTGCGCCGGCGCCTGCCTCGGCGCTCACACGCCAGGGGGCCGCGCGGGTCGTCTGA
- a CDS encoding VOC family protein — MVETYGLTHVGLAVRDPQRSIAFYTAVFGVHEYFRDEQQIQALGPGPHDVLAFERNPAQAGRPGGISHFGFRLKRPEDLDLAVADVLHAGGALIRRGEFCPGCPYAYVQDPDGHEIEIWFE, encoded by the coding sequence ATGGTGGAGACCTACGGACTGACCCATGTCGGGCTCGCGGTGCGCGACCCGCAACGCTCGATCGCCTTCTACACGGCGGTGTTCGGCGTACACGAGTACTTCCGTGACGAGCAGCAGATCCAGGCGCTCGGCCCCGGGCCCCATGACGTGCTCGCCTTCGAGCGCAACCCGGCGCAAGCGGGCCGGCCGGGCGGCATCTCCCACTTCGGCTTTCGGCTGAAGCGCCCCGAGGACCTCGACCTCGCGGTGGCCGACGTGCTGCACGCGGGCGGGGCGTTGATCCGGCGCGGCGAGTTCTGTCCCGGTTGCCCCTACGCCTACGTCCAGGACCCGGACGGCCACGAGATCGAGATCTGGTTCGAGTGA